TCTGAAGTTGTTGAAAGTGTAACAATAACTGACAATCATAATATAAAacgaataaaatatattataatctaATGCCATTTCTAACATATATCAACATTATAGGTAATCTATAAAGCAGACTATATCAGGAAGTTTTATGATTATCTAAATAGAACAGTCCATAAAATGGAACGTTTATcttaagatgattttaaaaatgatacttTTTAAACCGTTTTCATTCTATATATAGCACATATTAGAAGCTATTGTAGTGTAtgtgttaaatattataaaaccaTGTGCGTATCcgtgtatttttaataataataataatactttaaaagcTTTGTCCCTGATATCTTTGTCCTCTTTATAAGAAAACTACGGATACACATTCATCTTCATATACTTATCACACAATATTTATTCTTAATGCACAAAAAGTTGATTAAACATATTTCGTGTTGCATGATATgcgaaaataaaattaaaaagtacattgaAAAACTACAGTAActgagacaaaaagaaaaaaaacatcactggCCTTGTAGTGACAGAAGTTAGGGGTTAGTGAGTGCAACTCAAGAAGATTACAGCGCCATCTAGTGTTCAGTTAGCAAAAGTTACAATCAACTTTTTATTCCTTCATAGGCTGTGCTGATTTTATTAGTTATGTGTATTTGTCATGTTACCACATTGACCTGTTGCCTTATGCCTCAGGTTTGGCTCCATCAAGGCTGATTTTGCGTTGACCCAACCTGTTCTGAAAGGCCATGTTTAACTCATTGTGCCTCATTCCATTAACAGAATCAAGTTCTACTGAATAGTGTGAAGGATATCGGGAATCGCCAGCATACATTACATTCCTATATTTCTTATTTCTCCCACTAATCCTTTTACAAAGCAAATAGAATATTTCTAGAACATTCAAGGCCAGGGACACACATGCTACCACCAACATGAAGATAATAAAGATGGTTTTCTCTGTGGGTCTAGACACAAAACACTCTGTCTCCATCATACAGGGCAAAATCTTAGGACAGTGGAAACGGCGATCCATGATAAATCCAAACAGAAAATACTGTCCAACAATGAAGGCCACctctaaaatgattttaataaacaGCTGGGCCAAGTAGCTACCCAGCATGGTTCCTTTGATTGCAACCTTCCCTTGTTCGTTTGTATATTTTGGCGACTTCGACATCGGGTTCCTTTTCTGCTCCTCTCTCAGTTTGTTCTCTTGGTGGATGACGTGCACCACGTGGCCTAGATACACCAAAGTTGGAGTGGAAATAAAGATGATCTGCATGACCCAGAAGCGAATATGCGAGATGGGGAACTTCCAGTCGTAGCATACGTTTTCGCAACCAGGCGTGTTGGTGTTGCACACTAAGTTGGATCGCTCGTCGCCCCACACATTTTCCGCTCCTGCTCCCAGGACCAGGATCCTGAAGATAAAGAGGACGCTCATCCATATCTTGCCTATGACAGTGGAGTGGGACTGTACTTTGTCTAGTAATGCTGAGAGGAATCCCCAGTCTCCCATAGTTGGTTGTTCAGTTTTTCAGGGCTTCCCTGGAGGATAATCAGGACATTAACATTGAATTAtccataattattttttttaaggggtcatcggatgctaagtacactttttcatgttgtttgaacattaatgtgtgttggcagtgtatgtacaaatctaccctataatgataaaaatccatgcagtggttaattaatctgtaaaaataatatcgcCTTTTTCAGATCgaaccattctcagatgcctgtcggtatctccgattgagtgattgaggtgttgtgttgctggatatagtaatgaacatagtggtcgtcatttactcctgacatctgagccgctgaagatgcagtggattacgtttgtttgtgaagggaatgcgcctcccgatctacatatgttcgcacaaatcatttgtgatccagcttcacttacagcagaagtgagtataaggggttttttacgaatctttgcgatcgcctttcctaataatgtgctagttagcaactttagcgaaaatgggcatccgatgacccc
This is a stretch of genomic DNA from Labeo rohita strain BAU-BD-2019 chromosome 20, IGBB_LRoh.1.0, whole genome shotgun sequence. It encodes these proteins:
- the gja13.2 gene encoding gap junction Cx32.2 protein, with protein sequence MGDWGFLSALLDKVQSHSTVIGKIWMSVLFIFRILVLGAGAENVWGDERSNLVCNTNTPGCENVCYDWKFPISHIRFWVMQIIFISTPTLVYLGHVVHVIHQENKLREEQKRNPMSKSPKYTNEQGKVAIKGTMLGSYLAQLFIKIILEVAFIVGQYFLFGFIMDRRFHCPKILPCMMETECFVSRPTEKTIFIIFMLVVACVSLALNVLEIFYLLCKRISGRNKKYRNVMYAGDSRYPSHYSVELDSVNGMRHNELNMAFQNRLGQRKISLDGAKPEA